In Falco naumanni isolate bFalNau1 chromosome 5, bFalNau1.pat, whole genome shotgun sequence, the following are encoded in one genomic region:
- the LOC121089122 gene encoding solute carrier family 2, facilitated glucose transporter member 3, which translates to MDTKKKITVPLIYAVSIAAIGSLQFGYNTGVINAPEKIIQRFFNRTLSERTGDVVSPELLTSLWSLSVAIFSVGGMIGSFSVSLFVNRFGRRNSMLLVNILAFAGGTLMAFSKLAKAVEMLIIGRFIIGLFCGLCTGFVPMYISEVSPTSLRGAFGTLNQLGIVVGILVAQVFGLEAIMGTEELWPLLLGFTVLPAILQCVALLFCPESPRFLLINKMEEEKAQAVLQKLRGTQDVSQDILEMKEESAKMSQEKKATVPELFRSPNYRQAITIAIMLQLSQQLSGINAVFYYSTGIFERAGITQPVYATIGAGVVNTVFTVISLFLVERAGRRTLHLIGLGGMAVCAVLMTVALALKDVVEWIRYISIVATFGFVALFEIGPGPIPWFIVAELFSQGPRPAAMAVAGCSNWTSNFLVGMLFPYAERLCGSYVFLIFLVFLVIFFVFTFFKVPETKGRTFEDISRGFEGRAEASPTSPVEKNPMVELNSIQPDKDVA; encoded by the exons ATGGATACCAAAAAG aaaatcaCAGTACCTCTTATCTATGCTGTTTCCATTGCTGCCATTGGATCTCTCCAGTTCGGGTACAACACTGGTGTCATCAATGCTCCTGAGAAG ATAATCCAGAGATTCTTCAACAGAACCTTATCAGAACGGACTGGGGATGTTGTCTCTCCAGAGCTCCTCACCTCTCTGTGGTCCCTTTCTGTGGCCATCTTCTCAGTAGGAGGTATGATTGGCTCCTTCTCAGTCAGCCTGTTTGTCAACAGATTTGGCAG GAGGAACTCCATGCTACTGGTGAACATCTTGGCCTTTGCTGGTGGCACTCTCATGGCCTTCTCCAAGCTGGCAAAGGCAGTGGAGATGCTGATTATTGGCCGCTTCATTATTGGCCTCTTCTGTGGTCTCTGCACTGGCTTTGTGCCCATGTACATCAGTGAGGTCTCGCCCACCAGCCTCCGTGGAGCCTTTGGCACCCTCAACCAGCTGGGAATTGTTGTGGGCATCCTGGTGGCCCAG GTCTTTGGCCTGGAAGCAATCATGGGGACTGAAGAACTTTGGCCACTGCTTCTGGGGTTTACGGTCCTCCCAGCAATCCTGCAGTGCGTGGCTCTTCTTTTCTGCCCTGAGAGCCCCCGTTTCCTATTGATCAACAagatggaggaagaaaaagcacaagcag ttcttCAGAAGCTCCGTGGTACACAAGATGTGTCTCAGGACATCTTGGAGATGAAAGAAGAGAGTGCTAAAATGtctcaggaaaagaaagcaactgTGCCAGAGCTCTTCCGTTCTCCAAATTACCGTCAAGCCATTACCATTGCCATcatgctgcagctctcccaACAGCTCTCAGGCATCAATGCT GTATTCTATTACTCTACAGGGATTTTTGAAAGAGCTGGTATCACACAGCCTGTCTATGCCACTATTGGAGCTGGTGTGGTAAACACAGTCTTCACTGTTATTTCG CTGTTCCTGGTGGAGCGTGCGGGGCGCAGGACCCTCCATTTAATTGGTTTGGGTGGCATGGCTGTGTGTGCTGTTCTTATGACTGTTGCTTTAGCTCTGAAG GATGTTGTGGAGTGGATCAGATACATCAGCATTGTTGCCACTTTCGGCTTTGTGGCTCTCTTTGAGATTGGCCCTGGCCCTATCCCGTGGTTCATTGTGGCAGAGCTCTTCAGTCAGGGCCCACGGCCTGCAGCCATGGCAGTGGCTGGTTGTTCCAACTGGACCTCTAATTTCTTGGTGGGAATGCTCTTCCCTTATGCAGAG AGACTATGTGGCTCCTATGTCTTCCTcatcttccttgttttcctggTCATCTTCTTTGTCTTCACATTCTTCAAAGTGCCAGAGACCAAGGGCAGGACTTTTGAAGACATCTCCAGGGGCTTTGAAGGACGAGCAGAAGCCAGCCCCACATCGCCTGTAGAGAAGAACCCCATGGTGGAGCTGAACAGCATACAGCCCGACAAAGACGTTGCCTAA